One segment of Ricinus communis isolate WT05 ecotype wild-type chromosome 8, ASM1957865v1, whole genome shotgun sequence DNA contains the following:
- the LOC8268215 gene encoding protein NRT1/ PTR FAMILY 2.7 isoform X1 — protein sequence MDGSLSADPEVKMPSSSAKERGNWITFPFIIGTMAGVTLAGGGYLANLIVYLIEEFNFKSIDAAQVFNVVNGASNLFPIAGAIVADSFLGNFTVVTISSCVSFLGVVLLVLTSLLDFLKPKPCEIGSSLCQTPLKPQYAVLYGALVLTSIGFGGSRYSLATMGANQFNKPEDQNTYFNWFFFTLYSASVISVTAIVYVEENISWALGFGLCLAANFIALVIFLLGKRFYRCDKPEGSPFTALARVVVATIKKRKVLLSSRSEDYYYENDAKAKEAAATVTKSFSRFFNRAAMKTEGGIKPDGSIAKPWRICSVQQVEDFKTLIGIFPIWSSSIFLGTPIAIQSSLTVLQALAMDRRLGQHFKIPAGSVIVLILITTSICLTFIDRVFYPFWRMLTHKLPTPFQRIGVGHVFNVLSMGVSALVESRRLRIGHAQHHQDDQDSSTVPMLALWLFPQLILVGIGEAFHFPGQVALYYQEFPISMRNTATAMISLIVGISFYLSTALIDLVRRVTDWLPDNIDDGRIDNVYWLMVVIGVINFGYFLVCAKLYKYQNVEKADKVSVSDMTSS from the exons ATGGATGGATCACTCTCTGCTGACCCAGAAGTAAAAATGCCAAGCTCTAGTGCCAAAGAAAGAGGCAACTGGATCACCTTCCCTTTTATCATAG GGACTATGGCTGGTGTGACACTTGCTGGAGGAGGATATCTAGCCAACCTGATTGTTTATCTTATTGAAGAATTCAATTTCAAGAGCATTGATGCTGCTCAGGTTTTTAATGTGGTTAATGGTGCCAGTAATTTATTTCCTATCGCCGGAGCTATAGTTGCTGACTCTTTCTTGGGCAATTTCACCGTTGTCACTATCTCTTCTTGTGTCTCTTTTCTG GGAGTGGTGCTTTTGGTCTTAACTTCACTACTTGACTTCTTGAAGCCGAAACCTTGTGAAATAGGATCAAGCTTATGCCAAactccattaaaaccccaatATGCAGTACTATATGGAGCCTTGGTTCTGACATCTATAGGCTTTGGAGGATCTCGGTATTCTTTAGCAACAATGGGAGCAAACCAATTCAATAAACCTGAAGATCAGAATACTTATTTCAACTGGTTTTTCTTTACCCTTTACTCTGCTTCTGTTATTAGTGTTACAGCCATAGTCTACGTAGAGGAAAATATTAGTTGGGCACTTGGATTTGGCCTGTGTCTTGCTGCTAATTTTATTGCTTTAGTCATTTTTCTGCTGGGAAAACGTTTTTACCGATGTGACAAACCAGAAGGAAGCCCATTTACAGCCTTAGCTCGCGTAGTTGTTGCTACTATAAAAAAGAGGAAGGTCCTGTTATCTTCCAGGAGTGAGGACTATTACTATGAGAATGACGCAAAGGCAAAGGAGGCAGCTGCTACAGTGACAAAGAGCTTCAG CAGGTTCTTCAACCGAGCAGCAATGAAAACTGAAGGTGGCATCAAACCAGATGGATCCATTGCAAAACCATGGAGAATCTGCTCAGTACAGCAAGTAGAAGATTTCAAGACACTAATCGGAATTTTCCCAATATGGTCATCCAGTATATTCTTAGGCACTCCAATAGCAATCCAATCAAGCTTGACTGTACTCCAAGCTCTAGCCATGGACCGACGCCTCGGACAACATTTCAAAATCCCAGCAGGCTCTGTTATAGTCTTAATACTGATAACAACATCCATTTGTCTCACCTTCATCGATCGGGTTTTCTATCCCTTTTGGCGGATGCTAACACACAAACTTCCGACGCCATTCCAAAGAATAGGAGTAGGCCATGTATTTAATGTGCTAAGCATGGGTGTTTCAGCTTTGGTAGAGTCAAGAAGGCTAAGAATAGGTCATGCTCAACACCATCAAGATGATCAGGATAGTTCTACTGTGCCTATGCTGGCCCTGTGGCTATTTCCGCAACTAATTTTAGTTGGAATTGGAGAAGCATTTCACTTTCCAGGGCAAGTTGCTTTATATTACCAGGAATTTCCAATCTCAATGCGTAACACGGCAACTGCTATGATATCTTTGATTGTTGGgatatctttctatttaagcACGGCTTTGATCGATCTGGTTAGAAGGGTTACAGATTGGTTGCCGGATAATATAGATGATGGGAGGATTGATAATGTGTATTGGCTGATGGTGGTGATAGGAGTAATCAActttggttattttctagtttGTGCCAAGTTATATAAGTATCAGAATGTTGAAAAGGCAGACAAGGTTTCCGTTTCTGATATGACAAGTTCATAA
- the LOC8268215 gene encoding protein NRT1/ PTR FAMILY 2.7 isoform X2, which translates to MDGSLSADPEVKMPSSSAKERGNWITFPFIIGTMAGVTLAGGGYLANLIVYLIEEFNFKSIDAAQVFNVVNGASNLFPIAGAIVADSFLGNFTVVTISSCVSFLGVVLLVLTSLLDFLKPKPCEIGSSLCQTPLKPQYAVLYGALVLTSIGFGGSRYSLATMGANQFNKPEDQNTYFNWFFFTLYSASVISVTAIVYVEENISWALGFGLCLAANFIALVIFLLGKRFYRCDKPEGSPFTALARVVVATIKKRKVLLSSRSEDYYYENDAKAKEAAATVTKSFRFFNRAAMKTEGGIKPDGSIAKPWRICSVQQVEDFKTLIGIFPIWSSSIFLGTPIAIQSSLTVLQALAMDRRLGQHFKIPAGSVIVLILITTSICLTFIDRVFYPFWRMLTHKLPTPFQRIGVGHVFNVLSMGVSALVESRRLRIGHAQHHQDDQDSSTVPMLALWLFPQLILVGIGEAFHFPGQVALYYQEFPISMRNTATAMISLIVGISFYLSTALIDLVRRVTDWLPDNIDDGRIDNVYWLMVVIGVINFGYFLVCAKLYKYQNVEKADKVSVSDMTSS; encoded by the exons ATGGATGGATCACTCTCTGCTGACCCAGAAGTAAAAATGCCAAGCTCTAGTGCCAAAGAAAGAGGCAACTGGATCACCTTCCCTTTTATCATAG GGACTATGGCTGGTGTGACACTTGCTGGAGGAGGATATCTAGCCAACCTGATTGTTTATCTTATTGAAGAATTCAATTTCAAGAGCATTGATGCTGCTCAGGTTTTTAATGTGGTTAATGGTGCCAGTAATTTATTTCCTATCGCCGGAGCTATAGTTGCTGACTCTTTCTTGGGCAATTTCACCGTTGTCACTATCTCTTCTTGTGTCTCTTTTCTG GGAGTGGTGCTTTTGGTCTTAACTTCACTACTTGACTTCTTGAAGCCGAAACCTTGTGAAATAGGATCAAGCTTATGCCAAactccattaaaaccccaatATGCAGTACTATATGGAGCCTTGGTTCTGACATCTATAGGCTTTGGAGGATCTCGGTATTCTTTAGCAACAATGGGAGCAAACCAATTCAATAAACCTGAAGATCAGAATACTTATTTCAACTGGTTTTTCTTTACCCTTTACTCTGCTTCTGTTATTAGTGTTACAGCCATAGTCTACGTAGAGGAAAATATTAGTTGGGCACTTGGATTTGGCCTGTGTCTTGCTGCTAATTTTATTGCTTTAGTCATTTTTCTGCTGGGAAAACGTTTTTACCGATGTGACAAACCAGAAGGAAGCCCATTTACAGCCTTAGCTCGCGTAGTTGTTGCTACTATAAAAAAGAGGAAGGTCCTGTTATCTTCCAGGAGTGAGGACTATTACTATGAGAATGACGCAAAGGCAAAGGAGGCAGCTGCTACAGTGACAAAGAGCTTCAG GTTCTTCAACCGAGCAGCAATGAAAACTGAAGGTGGCATCAAACCAGATGGATCCATTGCAAAACCATGGAGAATCTGCTCAGTACAGCAAGTAGAAGATTTCAAGACACTAATCGGAATTTTCCCAATATGGTCATCCAGTATATTCTTAGGCACTCCAATAGCAATCCAATCAAGCTTGACTGTACTCCAAGCTCTAGCCATGGACCGACGCCTCGGACAACATTTCAAAATCCCAGCAGGCTCTGTTATAGTCTTAATACTGATAACAACATCCATTTGTCTCACCTTCATCGATCGGGTTTTCTATCCCTTTTGGCGGATGCTAACACACAAACTTCCGACGCCATTCCAAAGAATAGGAGTAGGCCATGTATTTAATGTGCTAAGCATGGGTGTTTCAGCTTTGGTAGAGTCAAGAAGGCTAAGAATAGGTCATGCTCAACACCATCAAGATGATCAGGATAGTTCTACTGTGCCTATGCTGGCCCTGTGGCTATTTCCGCAACTAATTTTAGTTGGAATTGGAGAAGCATTTCACTTTCCAGGGCAAGTTGCTTTATATTACCAGGAATTTCCAATCTCAATGCGTAACACGGCAACTGCTATGATATCTTTGATTGTTGGgatatctttctatttaagcACGGCTTTGATCGATCTGGTTAGAAGGGTTACAGATTGGTTGCCGGATAATATAGATGATGGGAGGATTGATAATGTGTATTGGCTGATGGTGGTGATAGGAGTAATCAActttggttattttctagtttGTGCCAAGTTATATAAGTATCAGAATGTTGAAAAGGCAGACAAGGTTTCCGTTTCTGATATGACAAGTTCATAA